In Equus przewalskii isolate Varuska chromosome 6, EquPr2, whole genome shotgun sequence, one DNA window encodes the following:
- the LOC103549325 gene encoding T-cell ecto-ADP-ribosyltransferase 2-like isoform X1 yields the protein MTSLLAIAVQFLILTPWRIQQVTSWILSTQSSQLDMADNAFDDQYEGCTKEMEKKAPQLLKEEMRMNGLLRSEWEKAEEYWKQNMKKRINYPKQFNDFHGTALVAYTGDIAVEFNRAVREFRQNSLNFHFKAFHYYLTRALQLLSTTECYTVYRGSKTKFYHSKRGSVRFGQFTSSSLDRTVATRDYLGAGGTLFTIRTCSGVDIQAFSTKPHEKEVLIPGYEVYQKVTVQGTNEKRNEILLESPKKMKSTFNCFHISTGNTRVGDNNFARSGRRGSPEFLLLLPGLLASLLLPVEL from the exons ATGACATCTCTTCTAGCCATAGCAGTTCAGTTTTTGATCCTAACTCCGTGGAGGATACAACAG GTGACCAGCTGGATATTGTCAACCCAGTCATCTCAGCTGGACATGGCTGACAATGCATTTGATGATCAGTATGAGGGCTGtactaaagaaatggagaaaaaggcacCCCAgctgttaaaagaagaaatgcGAATGAATGGACTTTTAAGGAGTGAATGGGAAAAGGCAGAAGAATACTGGAAGCAAAACATGAAGAAGAGAATAAACTATCcaaaacaattcaatgatttCCACGGAACAGCTCTAGTGGCCTATACGGGGGACATTGCAGTAGAATTTAACAGAGCTGTAAGAGAATTCCGTCAAAATTCACTTAACTTTCACTTCAAAGCCTTCCATTATTATTTGACAAGAGCACTTCAGCTTCTCTCTACAACGGAGTGTTACACTGTTTATAGAGGTTCTAAGACCAAGTTTTATCACAGTAAGAGAGGAAGTGTACGTTTTGGGCAATTTACCTCATCATCTTTGGATAGAACTGTAGCTACGAGAGACTATCTTGGAGCAGGTGGGACACTGTTTACCATCAGAACCTGCTCGGGTGTTGATATTCAAGCATTCTCTACGAAACCACATGAAAAGGAGGTGCTAATTCCAGGGTATGAGGTGTATCAGAAAGTCACCGTACAAGGCacaaatgaaaaaaggaatgaaattttacttgaaagtccaaaaaaaatgaagagtacCTTCAACTGCTTCCATATTTCCACTGGCAATACAAGAGTGGGAGACAACAACTTCGCCAGGTCAG gaaggagaggaagcccTGAGTTccttctgctgcttcctggcCTCCTCGCCTCGCTGCTCCTCCCTGTGGAGCTGTAA
- the LOC103549325 gene encoding T-cell ecto-ADP-ribosyltransferase 2-like isoform X2, with the protein MTSLLAIAVQFLILTPWRIQQVTSWILSTQSSQLDMADNAFDDQYEGCTKEMEKKAPQLLKEEMRMNGLLRSEWEKAEEYWKQNMKKRINYPKQFNDFHGTALVAYTGDIAVEFNRAVREFRQNSLNFHFKAFHYYLTRALQLLSTTECYTVYRGSKTKFYHSKRGSVRFGQFTSSSLDRTVATRDYLGAGGTLFTIRTCSGVDIQAFSTKPHEKEVLIPGYEVYQKVTVQGTNEKRNEILLESPKKMKSTFNCFHISTGNTRVGDNNFARSDHQPTWN; encoded by the exons ATGACATCTCTTCTAGCCATAGCAGTTCAGTTTTTGATCCTAACTCCGTGGAGGATACAACAG GTGACCAGCTGGATATTGTCAACCCAGTCATCTCAGCTGGACATGGCTGACAATGCATTTGATGATCAGTATGAGGGCTGtactaaagaaatggagaaaaaggcacCCCAgctgttaaaagaagaaatgcGAATGAATGGACTTTTAAGGAGTGAATGGGAAAAGGCAGAAGAATACTGGAAGCAAAACATGAAGAAGAGAATAAACTATCcaaaacaattcaatgatttCCACGGAACAGCTCTAGTGGCCTATACGGGGGACATTGCAGTAGAATTTAACAGAGCTGTAAGAGAATTCCGTCAAAATTCACTTAACTTTCACTTCAAAGCCTTCCATTATTATTTGACAAGAGCACTTCAGCTTCTCTCTACAACGGAGTGTTACACTGTTTATAGAGGTTCTAAGACCAAGTTTTATCACAGTAAGAGAGGAAGTGTACGTTTTGGGCAATTTACCTCATCATCTTTGGATAGAACTGTAGCTACGAGAGACTATCTTGGAGCAGGTGGGACACTGTTTACCATCAGAACCTGCTCGGGTGTTGATATTCAAGCATTCTCTACGAAACCACATGAAAAGGAGGTGCTAATTCCAGGGTATGAGGTGTATCAGAAAGTCACCGTACAAGGCacaaatgaaaaaaggaatgaaattttacttgaaagtccaaaaaaaatgaagagtacCTTCAACTGCTTCCATATTTCCACTGGCAATACAAGAGTGGGAGACAACAACTTCGCCAGGTCAG ATCACCAAcccacctggaattga